In one Capra hircus breed San Clemente chromosome 22, ASM170441v1, whole genome shotgun sequence genomic region, the following are encoded:
- the FAM212A gene encoding protein FAM212A: MHSARLDSFLGQLRWELLCGRDTGSPPMPGPLPPPPKHRPGVRLKHQLRASDALEEDSVCGVEEEDDEVGVTGDRSAAFGSPREHGLDWDSGFSEVSGSTWREEELPVPQHPAASAWPPRRQRLSTSGVAQPSGAPMARVPPVHRPRPKSTPDACLEHWRGLEAEDWTTALLSRGRSRQPLVLGDNCFADLVHNWMELPEAAGEGDNGGGPRARARPPQFLLGLSEQLRRQLARARRAALAGKRLSCPPRPEPELPADVSRFAALMSCRSRQPIICNDVVSYL; encoded by the coding sequence CTGTGTGGCCGGGACACTGGCTCACCCCCAATGCCTGGTCCCCTTCCGCCACCCCCCAAACACCGCCCAGGCGTGCGGCTCAAGCACCAGCTCAGGGCCTCAGATGCGTTGGAAGAGGACTCGGTCTGTGGTGTGGAGGAAGAGGATGACGAAGTAGGGGTGACAGGAGACAGGAGTGCAGCCTTTGGGAGCCCCAGGGAGCACGGCCTGGACTGGGACTCTGGCTTCTCAGAGGTGTCAGGCAGCACATGGAGAGAGGAAGAGCTGCCCGTACCCCAGCACCCAGCAGCCTCGGCATGGCCCCCCCGGAGACAGCGCCTCTCAACCAGTGGTGTTGCCCAGCCTAGCGGTGCGCCCATGGCCCGGGTACCACCTGTCCACCGACCACGGCCCAAGTCCACCCCAGATGCCTGCCTGGAGCACTGGCGGGGGCTAGAAGCCGAGGACTGGACCACAGCCCTGCTGAGCAGGGGTCGTAGTCGCCAGCCCCTGGTGCTGGGGGACAATTGCTTTGCGGACTTGGTGCACAACTGGATGGAGCTGCCCGAGGCAGCGGGTGAGGGGGACAATGGGGGTGGGCCCCGTGCGCGTGCTCGGCCCCCCCAGTTCCTGCTGGGCCTCTCTGAGCAGCTGCGGCGCCAGCTAGCCAGGGCGCGCCGGGCAGCACTGGCAGGAAAGCGACTGTCATGCCCACCTCGCCCAGAACCCGAACTACCTGCGGATGTCTCACGCTTTGCAGCCCTCATGAGTTGCCGCAGTCGGCAGCCCATCATTTGCAATGATGTTGTCAGCTACCTCTGA